Proteins encoded by one window of Chondromyces crocatus:
- a CDS encoding GDSL-type esterase/lipase family protein yields the protein MLVCALVLGCGGAGWGASLGCGAVNAGAPPHTPDEVTGNEAAPPPIAEAPGRPGAATLPVALVSLTASPQGGTTPRTETGDPREPSGASKGAVPAPGDDGFYEAIDGASAPRPGDAPYGRLYAALRDLEKGRRRDHVRLMWLGDSHGAADFWSGALRSALQKRFGYAGPGFVHLGYTAYRHDGVKHGVGGKWKLRPKGPATSVVTGDGVFGLGGILFVPDGASMAQISLTEPKLTGRLRWDVCYRLNGPNDQVTVALTGSEPVVVKATPDLPPGAVRHLELFGDASATLTVTPTGGAPELCGAVIEADAATRPGVVLDTLGINGARFGTPLAWNEASWAAEFARRSPTLVVLEYGTNEAGDFAADPSRYGRQMTELLTRIRRVTSEVDCLALAPTDRHDTQDRTHLVRDAIRDAAKANGCGFWDTYEIMGGKGSISAWGRETPARAAKDGVHLTRRGYLDLGARLADDVLRGYRP from the coding sequence GTGCTGGTGTGTGCGCTGGTGCTGGGATGCGGTGGTGCTGGCTGGGGCGCGTCGCTCGGGTGCGGTGCGGTGAACGCCGGCGCCCCTCCGCACACCCCCGACGAGGTGACGGGGAACGAGGCCGCGCCTCCGCCGATCGCCGAAGCGCCTGGAAGGCCGGGCGCGGCGACGCTCCCCGTGGCGCTGGTGTCGTTGACGGCCTCACCGCAGGGAGGCACGACGCCGCGCACGGAGACGGGCGACCCGCGGGAGCCTTCGGGCGCGTCGAAGGGCGCGGTCCCTGCCCCCGGGGACGACGGTTTCTACGAGGCGATCGATGGCGCCTCGGCGCCGCGACCGGGGGACGCGCCGTACGGCCGGCTCTACGCGGCGCTGCGCGACCTGGAGAAGGGGCGCCGGCGCGATCACGTGCGGCTGATGTGGCTCGGGGACTCGCACGGCGCCGCGGACTTCTGGAGTGGGGCGCTGCGGTCGGCGCTGCAAAAGCGGTTCGGGTACGCGGGGCCCGGCTTTGTGCATCTCGGGTACACGGCCTACCGGCACGACGGTGTGAAGCACGGGGTGGGCGGGAAGTGGAAGCTGCGGCCGAAGGGGCCGGCCACCTCCGTGGTGACGGGCGATGGGGTGTTCGGGCTCGGCGGGATCCTGTTCGTGCCCGACGGCGCCTCGATGGCGCAGATCAGCCTGACCGAGCCCAAGCTGACGGGACGGCTGCGCTGGGATGTGTGCTACCGGCTCAACGGTCCAAATGATCAGGTGACGGTGGCGCTGACGGGCTCGGAGCCGGTGGTGGTGAAGGCGACGCCGGACCTGCCGCCTGGCGCCGTGCGTCACCTGGAGCTGTTCGGAGACGCGTCGGCGACCCTGACCGTGACCCCCACGGGGGGCGCGCCGGAACTCTGCGGTGCGGTGATCGAAGCCGACGCGGCAACACGCCCCGGGGTGGTGCTGGACACGCTGGGGATCAACGGTGCGCGCTTCGGGACGCCGCTGGCCTGGAACGAGGCGAGCTGGGCTGCGGAGTTCGCGCGGCGGTCCCCGACGCTGGTGGTGCTGGAGTACGGGACCAACGAGGCCGGCGACTTCGCTGCCGATCCGTCCAGGTATGGTCGGCAGATGACCGAGCTCCTGACCCGGATCCGTCGGGTGACCTCGGAGGTCGACTGTCTGGCCCTGGCGCCGACGGATCGGCACGACACCCAAGACCGCACCCACCTCGTGCGGGACGCCATCCGGGACGCCGCGAAGGCGAACGGCTGCGGCTTCTGGGACACGTACGAGATCATGGGCGGGAAGGGCTCGATCTCGGCCTGGGGGCGTGAGACGCCGGCGCGCGCTGCGAAGGACGGTGTGCACCTCACCCGGCGCGGCTACCTGGACCTGGGGGCGAGGCTCGCGGACGACGTGCTGCGCGGGTATCGCCCGTGA